In Haloarcula sp. H-GB4, a single genomic region encodes these proteins:
- a CDS encoding YhjD/YihY/BrkB family envelope integrity protein, protein MRFSRVRTEEVLRALVHEIRAERLTFMAGSIAYHAFLSILPLLLLVLTFVQQTENVTLRASVVGIMEAVLTTQASGIIQQGLTEADASVSVLGVGFLLWGSLRIFRGLDTAFSDIYETGASNTFLDQLGDGLVLLVTVAVVILSASALGSVLPEAGSGPLWAVASGLVRAAGLFIVFYPMYYIFPDTDISPLEIVPGVAFAAGGLTIAQVLFTAFKSGSTGGNIIASILVLLSWLYIIGLLILLGAAINAVLSNRSADVDIDPVVGDHSQQHTARETTMSREALLEEIDTLADRFQQAQGTVTVEVADERTEIDCPETATVDRSSDVFGLDQSVALTLRWWPNEK, encoded by the coding sequence ATGCGTTTCAGTCGCGTCCGCACGGAGGAGGTTCTGCGGGCTCTTGTTCACGAAATCAGGGCGGAACGACTCACGTTCATGGCTGGTTCGATAGCCTACCACGCCTTCCTGTCGATTCTCCCGCTGCTATTGCTGGTGTTGACCTTCGTCCAGCAAACGGAGAACGTCACGCTACGGGCCTCTGTCGTTGGCATCATGGAGGCCGTTTTGACCACACAGGCCAGCGGCATCATCCAGCAGGGGCTGACCGAGGCCGACGCATCCGTATCAGTGCTGGGCGTTGGCTTCCTCCTCTGGGGCTCCCTGCGAATTTTTCGGGGGCTGGACACTGCGTTCTCCGACATCTACGAAACAGGCGCGTCGAACACCTTCCTTGACCAGCTCGGCGACGGGCTGGTACTGCTTGTGACCGTCGCGGTGGTGATACTCAGTGCCAGCGCGCTCGGCAGCGTCCTGCCCGAGGCCGGGAGCGGCCCGCTGTGGGCAGTCGCAAGTGGGCTGGTCCGGGCCGCCGGCCTGTTCATCGTCTTCTATCCGATGTACTACATCTTCCCGGACACGGACATCTCGCCGCTTGAGATCGTGCCGGGTGTGGCCTTTGCTGCCGGTGGCCTCACGATTGCACAGGTTCTCTTCACGGCGTTCAAATCCGGCTCAACGGGCGGGAACATCATCGCCAGCATCCTCGTCCTGCTGAGCTGGCTGTACATTATCGGCCTGCTGATTTTGCTTGGGGCGGCCATCAACGCCGTTCTCTCGAATCGCTCTGCGGACGTGGATATCGACCCTGTCGTTGGCGACCATAGCCAGCAGCACACCGCTCGGGAGACGACGATGTCCCGTGAGGCGTTACTGGAAGAGATCGATACACTTGCCGACCGTTTCCAGCAGGCACAGGGGACAGTCACCGTCGAAGTCGCAGATGAGCGTACCGAAATCGACTGCCCGGAAACCGCGACTGTCGACCGTTCGTCTGACGTGTTCGGTCTGGACCAGTCGGTCGCGCTCACGCTCAGATGGTGGCCGAACGAGAAATAA
- a CDS encoding VWA domain-containing protein, whose product MVLSDVLLAPLGLAALLLAVPIVVLYLIRPDPQELTLPTFQFLVAGERQQSATPFLERISRSLLLLLQVLVVLVLAVGLATPYVTVSERATVEETVIVVDTSASMQTDADGQTRFQRAVAAAREEVTGTTSIVTTTNGGEVVLQRGTPTAAQGTLDGLSPTDAPGALSGAISQAASLTGENARIVVLSDFAGEEWTTAVTTARGRGLSVDLQQFDGGGDGNVGFIDRRFSGSAVTLSVKNYGDSTVTRTVRLGNTQQELQLGPDDVGSVTLPVPAGGSEARLSPGDSFATDDSVYVAAPADAAVDVLVLTNDRNRYLTTALSVVDRVNVTVRQPPTTIQGDYDVILYSNVDPNSLLPGNVESGRALVEDGGGVAVLAQDNLPQRYQSLLLIEPGETRTGATVGQTAQTQLTRGIDFQPPDEYVSGSLRSGSAQVQLSDGTPLIATEDRSGGRVMYYGYMEDRSSFKFNYQYPVFWKRAVYYLADREPLPALNHETGETVRFGNTTVEGPDGTISGNSVPLQRAGLYRSESRQVSASLLDESESNTNVEALDQRAGTAGNLTRTERRSVPQPLTEYFALAGLVLALAEVGYLRRRGDL is encoded by the coding sequence ATGGTCCTCTCGGACGTTTTGCTTGCCCCCCTGGGACTGGCCGCCCTCCTCCTTGCGGTGCCGATCGTCGTGCTGTATCTCATTCGACCGGACCCGCAAGAACTCACCTTGCCGACGTTCCAGTTTCTCGTCGCCGGAGAACGCCAGCAGTCAGCGACGCCGTTTCTCGAACGGATCTCACGGAGCCTCCTACTGCTGTTGCAGGTGCTGGTCGTGCTAGTGCTCGCGGTCGGACTGGCGACACCGTATGTTACCGTCTCCGAGCGGGCGACGGTTGAAGAGACAGTCATCGTCGTCGACACGAGCGCCTCCATGCAGACCGACGCCGACGGCCAGACACGCTTCCAGCGGGCCGTCGCGGCCGCCCGAGAGGAGGTGACGGGGACGACCTCTATCGTCACCACGACCAACGGCGGCGAGGTAGTGCTCCAGCGCGGCACGCCGACAGCGGCCCAGGGAACGCTGGACGGACTCAGCCCAACGGATGCGCCGGGAGCGCTTAGCGGCGCTATCTCGCAGGCGGCTTCGCTGACCGGCGAAAACGCCAGAATCGTCGTTCTGAGTGACTTCGCTGGTGAGGAATGGACCACTGCGGTCACGACGGCTCGCGGGCGCGGGCTCTCCGTCGACCTCCAGCAGTTCGACGGCGGGGGCGACGGGAACGTTGGGTTCATTGACCGCCGGTTCTCCGGCTCGGCGGTGACGCTGTCGGTGAAAAACTACGGCGACTCGACTGTTACCCGGACTGTCCGGCTGGGGAACACCCAGCAAGAGCTCCAGCTTGGGCCCGACGACGTGGGTTCGGTGACGCTCCCAGTCCCGGCCGGCGGGAGCGAAGCCCGGCTTAGCCCGGGCGACAGTTTCGCGACGGATGATAGCGTCTACGTCGCCGCACCGGCGGACGCAGCCGTCGACGTGCTGGTGCTGACAAACGACCGGAACCGGTACCTGACTACCGCGCTGTCGGTCGTCGATCGGGTGAACGTGACGGTCAGGCAGCCGCCGACGACGATTCAGGGCGACTACGACGTCATTCTGTACAGCAACGTCGACCCGAACTCACTGCTCCCTGGCAACGTCGAGAGCGGGCGCGCGCTGGTCGAAGACGGTGGCGGCGTCGCGGTGCTGGCACAGGACAATCTCCCACAGCGGTACCAAAGCCTCCTCCTCATCGAACCCGGCGAGACTCGGACGGGCGCGACAGTCGGTCAAACGGCACAGACACAGCTCACCCGCGGCATCGACTTCCAGCCACCCGATGAGTACGTTTCGGGCTCGCTGCGCTCCGGGTCAGCACAGGTACAACTGAGCGACGGGACGCCGCTCATCGCGACTGAGGACCGGAGCGGTGGCCGCGTCATGTACTACGGCTACATGGAGGACCGGTCCAGCTTCAAGTTCAATTACCAGTACCCCGTGTTCTGGAAGCGCGCAGTGTACTACCTCGCGGACAGGGAACCGCTCCCGGCGCTGAACCACGAGACCGGCGAAACCGTCCGGTTCGGCAACACCACTGTCGAGGGGCCAGACGGGACCATCTCCGGGAACTCAGTCCCGCTCCAGCGGGCCGGTCTCTACCGGAGCGAAAGCCGGCAGGTGAGTGCGTCGCTGCTGGACGAGAGCGAGTCAAACACCAACGTCGAGGCACTCGACCAGCGCGCCGGGACGGCTGGGAACCTCACCCGGACCGAACGACGGTCGGTGCCACAGCCGTTGACCGAGTACTTCGCGCTAGCTGGGCTGGTACTCGCGCTGGCCGAAGTCGGCTATCTCCGCCGGCGGGGTGACCTCTGA
- a CDS encoding VWA domain-containing protein, translated as MAVSYTLAEGLTVGVEHLWPLVVLPVAVGLLAYLIRRGDGGPRSASNRSRRLLLASRVLIVCLLVLGAMGPYTVQTRETPGEPGVTLLTDDSASMCIYPNTTDALVQSIEAEGVPVTRATIGSGSNSRLGDGVAANLQENGTVVVVSDGRVTEGRSLSMAAEDATDLNATVHSVTPQSPRTERAVAIAGPSTVSRGVQSQYTVSMQGVSVLEPVPVEVTIDGETVTEGELQPNGTLTVDHTFEALGSHRVTATLSGDDEYARNDVFYKSVRVVEQPDVLYVSQGEYPLRGYLDSLYNVSTASSVPADLDDYAAVVMQDTPSGNMGNTTALQDFVINGGGLVVAGGDNAYENGGYETSSVGSMLPVRVGNATGGESNIVVLVDVSGSAESGLSIQKAVALDVLDQLGDENQVGVVAFNQNAYRVSEMQALGQNRAETADKIRRLESGGATDIAVGLQGADELLGDREGTIILLSDGQDRLGPPAAVANQLGREGTRVVSVGVGKRVGVATMRQIASESGGSYFAADETERLRLLFGGSSRRYQGENLTIVTEDTFITSGVELTANPGQANNVQVKPGADYQVATADGKPAIASWRFGLGRVVSITAYDSDNTMGGLLDRPDSLVVTKSVNYAVGDPMRTQTGVIAVGDARVGRPTTLTYQGDSRPDAANISFRQVGDGRYRGEFTPRESGYQTALDTEYAANYPVEYASFGPSESLEALVETTGGQTFSPDQGEQIASEARQKSARVRTVRDTWDWIALLGALLLFTGEVVARRIQVYRGRTSLESGLP; from the coding sequence ATGGCGGTCTCCTACACCCTCGCGGAGGGACTCACCGTCGGCGTCGAGCATCTGTGGCCGCTGGTGGTTCTGCCGGTCGCCGTCGGCCTCCTCGCGTATCTCATCCGGCGTGGCGACGGCGGGCCGCGGTCAGCCTCAAACCGGAGCCGCCGGCTCCTGCTGGCCAGCCGCGTGCTCATCGTCTGCCTGCTCGTCCTCGGCGCGATGGGACCGTACACCGTCCAGACCAGAGAGACGCCTGGCGAACCGGGCGTGACACTGCTGACAGATGACTCCGCGAGCATGTGTATCTATCCGAACACGACCGACGCGCTGGTACAGAGCATCGAGGCCGAGGGCGTCCCGGTGACGCGGGCGACAATCGGTAGCGGCTCGAACTCGCGGCTTGGCGACGGCGTGGCAGCGAACCTTCAAGAAAATGGGACGGTCGTCGTCGTCTCCGACGGTCGCGTCACGGAGGGACGGAGCCTCTCAATGGCCGCCGAGGACGCCACCGACCTCAACGCAACCGTCCACAGCGTCACTCCCCAGTCGCCACGCACCGAGCGCGCCGTGGCGATAGCCGGGCCGTCGACAGTGAGCCGCGGCGTCCAGTCGCAGTACACCGTCTCGATGCAGGGCGTGAGCGTCCTCGAGCCAGTGCCCGTCGAGGTGACCATCGACGGCGAGACAGTCACTGAGGGCGAACTCCAACCGAATGGGACGCTCACTGTCGACCACACGTTCGAGGCGCTCGGGTCACACCGGGTGACTGCGACGCTGTCTGGCGACGACGAGTACGCACGAAACGACGTGTTCTACAAGAGCGTCCGCGTTGTCGAGCAGCCCGACGTGCTGTACGTCTCACAGGGCGAGTATCCGCTGCGGGGCTATCTCGACTCGCTGTACAATGTCTCGACGGCCTCGTCGGTTCCGGCGGACCTCGATGACTACGCCGCCGTCGTCATGCAAGACACGCCGTCGGGCAATATGGGGAACACCACCGCACTGCAGGACTTCGTGATCAACGGCGGCGGGCTGGTCGTCGCGGGCGGCGACAACGCCTACGAGAACGGCGGCTACGAAACGTCGTCGGTGGGCTCGATGCTTCCGGTCCGCGTCGGGAACGCGACCGGCGGCGAGTCGAACATCGTCGTCCTCGTCGACGTGTCCGGCAGCGCCGAAAGCGGCCTCTCGATACAGAAAGCTGTCGCGCTTGACGTACTCGACCAGCTCGGCGACGAGAATCAGGTGGGTGTCGTCGCGTTCAACCAGAACGCGTACCGCGTCTCGGAGATGCAAGCACTCGGTCAGAACCGGGCGGAGACTGCCGATAAGATACGGCGGCTTGAAAGCGGTGGCGCGACGGATATCGCTGTCGGACTTCAGGGCGCCGACGAACTGCTGGGCGACCGCGAGGGGACGATCATCCTCCTCAGTGACGGCCAGGACCGGCTCGGCCCGCCGGCGGCCGTTGCCAACCAACTGGGCCGTGAGGGGACCCGCGTCGTCTCGGTCGGTGTCGGCAAGCGCGTCGGTGTCGCAACGATGCGCCAGATTGCCAGCGAGTCTGGCGGCTCGTACTTCGCGGCCGACGAAACCGAGCGGCTTCGGCTCCTCTTTGGCGGCTCATCGCGGCGCTATCAGGGTGAAAACCTCACCATTGTCACGGAAGACACGTTCATCACCTCGGGTGTGGAGCTGACAGCAAACCCCGGCCAAGCAAACAACGTTCAGGTCAAGCCCGGGGCAGACTATCAGGTCGCCACCGCGGACGGGAAGCCGGCCATCGCCTCCTGGCGGTTCGGGCTGGGCCGCGTGGTCTCTATCACCGCCTACGATTCGGATAACACGATGGGCGGCCTGCTCGACCGGCCGGACTCGCTGGTCGTCACAAAATCGGTCAACTACGCGGTGGGTGACCCCATGCGCACCCAGACCGGCGTCATAGCGGTCGGCGATGCCCGCGTCGGACGTCCAACGACGCTGACCTACCAAGGCGATAGCCGCCCGGACGCGGCGAATATCTCCTTCCGTCAGGTCGGCGACGGCCGGTATCGCGGCGAGTTCACGCCCAGAGAATCGGGGTATCAGACGGCACTCGACACCGAATACGCGGCGAACTACCCAGTCGAATACGCTTCCTTCGGCCCGAGTGAGAGCCTTGAAGCGCTCGTCGAAACGACGGGCGGGCAGACATTCAGCCCAGACCAGGGCGAGCAGATAGCCAGTGAGGCACGCCAAAAATCTGCCCGGGTCCGCACCGTTCGGGACACTTGGGACTGGATTGCCCTGCTCGGTGCACTCTTGCTGTTCACCGGCGAGGTGGTCGCCCGGCGTATTCAAGTATACCGCGGCCGGACCTCTCTGGAGAGTGGTCTCCCGTGA
- a CDS encoding chromosome partitioning protein, with product MSAIGRRINLGLVVFVVLSMVGTGGTTVLYQDSASELRSQNQELRQQNADLRENLDDTRGELESTQTRVEELEDQLETRSEDVDQVATNLNQTEEQLNATESQLAETRRSLRESEDRVEELEGAVDDLQDERDTLENEVDDLESTINDLEGENEDLEEQVSDLNTEIDNLENEIDDLNQEIDTLESENQELRNRLNRACNALDNTNETSSACEGV from the coding sequence GTGAGCGCAATCGGTCGTCGGATCAACCTCGGACTCGTGGTGTTTGTCGTCCTCTCGATGGTCGGTACCGGCGGAACAACGGTGCTGTATCAGGACTCCGCGAGCGAACTGCGCTCGCAGAACCAGGAGCTCCGCCAACAAAACGCCGACCTCCGGGAGAATCTGGACGACACCAGAGGTGAGCTGGAATCTACACAGACCCGCGTTGAGGAACTCGAAGACCAGCTAGAGACGCGATCTGAGGACGTCGATCAGGTCGCGACCAACCTGAACCAGACAGAGGAGCAGTTGAACGCCACGGAGAGCCAGCTAGCAGAGACCCGGCGGTCGCTCCGCGAGAGCGAGGACCGCGTCGAGGAGCTGGAGGGGGCGGTCGATGACCTACAGGATGAGCGCGACACGCTCGAGAACGAAGTCGATGACCTTGAGTCGACAATCAACGACCTCGAAGGCGAGAATGAAGACCTTGAGGAGCAGGTATCAGACCTCAACACAGAGATTGATAATCTAGAAAATGAGATTGACGACCTCAACCAAGAGATCGATACTCTCGAATCGGAGAACCAGGAACTCAGGAACCGGCTCAACCGGGCCTGTAACGCGCTGGACAACACGAACGAGACCTCCAGCGCCTGCGAGGGAGTCTGA
- a CDS encoding MoxR family ATPase, with protein sequence MSPEQDIDELQQKIANAREQISTRIVGQEEVLEQLLICILADGNALLESNPGLGKTTMVRTVAEVTDLQFSRIQNTPDLMPSDITGTEIIRETDSGREFVFEKGPVFANVVLADEINRATPKTQAALLEAMQEKQVTAAGETYELPRPFFILATQNPIDQSGTYALPEAQTDRFMLKLLVDYPDYDEERTIVDMYTAGAEQVPVERSLTRSEIQEIQQLVREMPIADDLRDRAVQLVRRTREADDIEFGASPRASMALVQTAKARAFLHGRSHVTGEDIEALAAPVLRHRIIVDFRAEREGRTADDLIAALLE encoded by the coding sequence ATGAGCCCAGAGCAAGACATCGACGAACTACAGCAGAAGATCGCGAACGCACGTGAACAGATCAGCACCCGGATCGTCGGCCAGGAGGAGGTACTGGAGCAACTGCTCATCTGTATCCTGGCCGACGGTAACGCCCTGCTCGAATCGAACCCAGGGCTGGGAAAGACGACAATGGTCCGGACCGTCGCAGAGGTGACTGACCTCCAGTTTTCCCGGATTCAGAACACCCCGGACCTGATGCCCTCCGATATCACGGGGACCGAGATCATCCGCGAGACCGACAGCGGGCGTGAGTTCGTCTTCGAGAAAGGGCCGGTGTTCGCCAACGTGGTACTGGCCGACGAGATCAACCGGGCGACGCCGAAGACACAGGCCGCCCTGCTGGAGGCGATGCAGGAGAAACAGGTGACTGCCGCGGGCGAGACCTACGAACTGCCGCGCCCCTTCTTCATTCTGGCCACCCAGAACCCAATCGACCAGTCGGGAACCTATGCGCTCCCGGAGGCCCAGACCGACCGCTTCATGCTGAAGCTGCTGGTCGACTACCCCGACTACGACGAGGAGCGGACCATCGTCGACATGTACACCGCCGGCGCGGAACAGGTCCCCGTCGAGCGCTCGCTGACCCGCTCGGAAATTCAGGAGATCCAGCAGCTGGTCCGCGAGATGCCTATCGCGGATGACCTGCGGGACCGAGCAGTCCAGCTCGTCCGCCGGACGCGCGAGGCCGACGACATTGAGTTCGGGGCCAGCCCGCGGGCGAGCATGGCGCTCGTTCAGACAGCGAAGGCCCGGGCGTTCCTCCACGGCCGCTCGCACGTCACCGGCGAGGACATCGAGGCGCTGGCCGCGCCCGTCCTCCGCCACCGGATTATCGTGGACTTCCGGGCTGAGCGAGAGGGACGGACGGCTGACGACCTCATCGCGGCCCTGCTGGAATGA
- a CDS encoding DUF58 domain-containing protein — protein sequence MTIEPDFLDELGRFTAALNRQTTSIRQGDQESPRVGEGLTFSDYRRYSPGDDTRRIDWKLFARTEEYFIKQYEEERSLTVHLLVDTSASMDYGDAASHKFEYAAKLGLGFAYLTAEENNDFQFCTLRDRVNRIDTGQSNRGELLSLIDQLNDLTPDGTADFESALEAYAERIRSRSLVVVFSDCLADPETLESGIAALARNDADVLLVRVVAPAERDPGVVGDVLFADPESDETRRSYFSGSLAETYQSRLDAHIDSVSNRVTALGADHVLVDTGADYFDSFASIWLQ from the coding sequence GTGACTATCGAGCCGGACTTTCTGGACGAACTCGGCCGGTTCACCGCGGCACTGAACCGCCAGACGACCTCGATTCGACAGGGCGATCAGGAGTCCCCGCGGGTCGGGGAAGGGCTCACGTTCAGCGACTACCGGCGCTACTCGCCGGGGGACGACACGCGGCGTATCGACTGGAAGCTGTTCGCCCGCACAGAGGAGTACTTCATCAAGCAGTACGAGGAAGAGCGAAGCCTGACCGTCCACCTGCTTGTCGACACGAGCGCGTCGATGGACTACGGTGACGCGGCGAGTCACAAGTTCGAGTACGCTGCCAAGCTCGGGCTCGGCTTCGCCTACCTCACCGCGGAGGAGAACAACGACTTCCAGTTCTGTACCCTCCGTGACCGGGTGAACCGTATCGATACGGGTCAGTCGAACCGTGGCGAACTCCTCTCGCTTATCGACCAGTTGAACGACCTGACGCCCGACGGGACGGCAGATTTCGAATCCGCGCTGGAGGCGTACGCCGAACGGATCCGGTCGCGCTCGCTCGTCGTCGTGTTCAGTGACTGCCTGGCCGACCCGGAGACGCTCGAATCCGGTATCGCCGCGCTCGCACGCAACGACGCCGACGTGCTGCTGGTCCGCGTGGTTGCTCCGGCGGAACGAGACCCCGGCGTCGTCGGTGATGTCCTGTTCGCTGACCCGGAAAGCGACGAGACACGCCGGTCGTACTTCAGCGGCTCGCTGGCAGAAACGTACCAGTCGCGGCTCGACGCCCACATCGACTCGGTTTCGAACCGCGTGACTGCACTGGGTGCGGACCACGTACTGGTCGATACCGGTGCAGACTACTTCGACTCGTTCGCGAGCATCTGGCTGCAGTAG
- the pyrI gene encoding aspartate carbamoyltransferase regulatory subunit encodes MSDNDQQLRVSKIQNGTVIDHIAGGQALNVLAILGIDGTSGDSVSVAMNMPSDRLGHKDVVKVEGRELSQNEVDVLSLIAPAATINIIRDYEVVEKGRVERPSVVEGVLECPNHNCITTENEPVDSRFAVGDDGVRCEYCDTIIRDDLPAHILAE; translated from the coding sequence ATGAGCGACAACGACCAGCAACTCCGCGTCTCGAAGATTCAGAACGGCACTGTTATCGACCACATCGCGGGCGGACAGGCGTTGAACGTCCTGGCAATTCTCGGCATCGACGGCACCAGCGGCGACTCCGTTTCCGTCGCGATGAACATGCCCTCGGACCGCCTGGGCCACAAGGATGTGGTCAAGGTTGAGGGCCGCGAACTTTCTCAAAACGAGGTCGACGTCCTCTCGCTCATTGCGCCCGCGGCGACGATCAACATCATTCGTGACTACGAGGTCGTGGAAAAAGGCCGCGTCGAGCGGCCGTCGGTCGTTGAGGGCGTCCTCGAATGCCCGAACCACAACTGCATCACGACCGAGAACGAACCAGTCGACTCACGCTTTGCCGTCGGCGACGACGGCGTCCGGTGTGAGTACTGCGATACGATCATCCGCGATGACCTGCCGGCACACATCCTCGCAGAGTAA